The DNA sequence aacattTTTAAACTCAAAACTCTATAGCGAgaatgttgaaaaaaaaatgagaaaagagAATTATAGTTCTGCTCGTCTTTACAATGTATAGTAGTCGTCTTTGTATAGTATGAGGAGGTTGATGAAGTTTGGTAAGGCCGACTATATTTGGCATAATCAATTACAAATCAATCAATAATTCTACAATAATTCTaacagagaagaagagagacctTGATTTGGTGAATAGAGCCAAGCAAATTGCATCATTATATCATTTCTTATTTTTGATTATAACAATCTCAAAAAGCCTAAATAAAAGCTGAATTAGCAAAAGAATAATTGTTATTTAGTAAAAaacaattaaaatatttttttttataagggATTGCGTTATCTACGCCCAAGTCCCAAATTCACTTGTCCCCTCGGTTCAGGCCTTATTCATTGAGGGAACTGCCTTAGCGGTCCCTCGGATAAGAACGAGCGTGAGAGAGTTCGcgctctctcttctctttctctcctcttcttcttctttttctttctttttctctctttatatCTCTCAGCGAGCCTCAGAGAGATTTTTATTGTATCAACTCTTGCCTcttcctcccctcttcttctttttctttttttttctctctttatatCGCTGAGGCTCAGCCTTAAGAAGTTTTTATTGCATCAACTCTTGCCTCCAGCTCTGTGACagaatgagaaagaaaaaaaaggttggTGGCTCTTTTTTTCTGTTATAACGATAATTAGTGTAAACActagaattttagaatttttaaaaattttagaaagaaatttttgaaatttggagatttttaaatattaatattaaaatattatcgtAACATTGATATGATATATAGATGTGGTTTTGGATTATTAATTTGGAGGACATTTGTGGGGTAACTAACATTTATACTTTGTAATATTTGTTTAAGATTAATTATACAAATAGATGCCATAGTTCTAAAATAAATTTACATATGAcactttgatttgatttatcACAAAAATTTTGTTAATTAACTGCATGATTGAAATATTGTAATGGGATCAATCatgtaaaattaaaattattgaaTGTTTAATTGTAAGACTCAAGAGTggtattgaaaatgaaaagaagatcaatttatatatatatatatatatatatatatatatatatatatatatatatatatatatatatatatatatatatatgtatgtatgtatgtatgtatgtatgtatgtatgtatgtatgtatgtatgtatgtatcactTGAATTACGTATGGATCCGGAATGTGATTACGTGGCATAGAATACAAGGTTAAATGTGGCCATGAGATGAACCATAGGTTAGCTATCAGAAGGCCTTTGTCGGGATTCCTAGCCAAGGTTTCGTGCAGGTACACTAGAGTGCAGGAGGTGGCACTCTCTTTCTCCCCCCTAGCAGGCATCTTCTCGGCTTCCTCCGGCATGCTCACCCTGAGGCTAAATTTCAACCACAATAGAGGCTATTCTGGTAAATAATAGATCTAATTAATCAGACGTATGTATAATATAgtattttttggattttgtATAAATAACTTAAACACTAGAAATTGTAGTTTGTAAAATTTAGATGACAAACTCTATTTTGTGGCTTGTGGTTGTATGATTGATATATGCGATTTTTTGGTCCAATAGTTTAGTTATTCTGATATTTGCTATTGcctatgtatatattttataatttttaggttatataaaatttattaatgGGAAAGaatgccttgcatgcttataGAGTCGATCCCTCTGACTATAAAGTGGCTATCATGCTCTCGAATTGTGCTTCTGGGGCTGTGGGCATGGTAAAATGCTCGCAATTTTTATTTGGAAGTATTATAATTAAGATCTATCAAGTtcattgagaatttgaggccaAGAAGGATAGGATTTGAACCCGGTTGCCAGTACTCAATCCCCATAAATATTGAAGGAGCAGGCATCCTCGTGATGCCATATTATTAAAACTCTGCATATTCTTGCTCGCCACCTAATGCGCGTGAGCAAGTCCAGGCGTGATGGACACGTTTCGATCTGTGATAACTCATCTCGCAAAATGAATGGTGTTCTGTGTTTGAGAGCATCCAAGGGATCCTTGGAGAGCACATCGCGGTGGAGTCCGGGGCGGAGAGAGAGACAGAAGGATGGCCGAGTCCCGATGACGCGGCGACAGTGTTCCACGTGTCTGAAAATTCTCCAGCCAAGAAAACCGCCCTCCATCCTTGACCGTTTTGACCGCACGTGATGGGCTCGCTGCGTAACCGGCCCATTACCCAACAACCGGTGACCAGACCCCGGTGAGTCATACCTAACCCTAGAGCATTTTGGTCATTTTGTCCATAGCTAACCAACAATCTGATTGAAACGGACTGATTGGAGATGGGATATGGCTCaatggaggaaaaaaaattaatggagAGATCTCAATCTCAAACCATCTAAGTGATGCACCTACTAACTCTACCCTGTATAATTATATCCAAGTTTTCGATTGATTAGATCCATACAATAGTTCAATAACTAGAAATAtcttttattattgttattattgagATTATTTGGTTACATGTAAGTAGGAGCCATATTGTAATTGCAAGCATTGCAAATATTACGATGAATCTATGTTGATGTGCACATGATGTATAGCCTTCCAAACTAATTTtagcttgtttttttttaatataatttaagCATGGTGTGATTTAGCTTGACCTTCTAAATCTTTGTTTGAAGTAAAGTTCAGTGCAGTGgttaacaaaaataatattaattaaaattttgaataccAGCATGAGCTACAAGTTATCTTGGATGTTATGTAAATAAGCATCATCACATGGCACCTAAAGCTAACAACACATGGCTTTATGATGATTTCATGCTTACAATATTTATTGCACCACGGAATGATTAATTCATGCATCATTCTTAAGGACTTGTATTAGACGTTACAATTGATTTTAgtgaatcaaaagttgatggATGGTTTTGATGCCATCAAATGATAACATAAATACAAGATTAAGATGCTCCGACATCAATGTTTTAACTTAATAGGTATAGGTTGaatcaaaaaattataatatatccTGAATAAAGGGAGCAGCAGACTTGCAGGAGGCTTCCCTTGTCACCATTTACAGTAGAAACGCAGGAGGAAGAGTTTTATTAATACAAACTCATATTTAGAGAGGAGGCTATCCTGATGTACTCCTAGTAAAAGACAAGAGTGCCCATATGATTGGTCGAGTGACCTACCCCAGCCCTCAGCCAGGCTTGAGAGCCACAGCTAAGCGAACATACACCTTGTCGGAACCGTAGTGTGGCGTGTTCTAGCCTCCATATTTTAAGAAAGAAAGCAACGCCACCAACCCCTGTAATTATCTCCCATGCACCAATTAAAATAACAACCCCAAGTCCTTATTGTATGTACTTCTGTGCAATATAATACTAACAAAGGCTGCATTGTTTATGTAAGCTTCCGGCATGCTTGCATACTCTTATTAGCCTGCGCTTGTGTGGTTTTTCTttgctctcttcctctctctcatcCTCCCCCATGCCATATGCCATCGCATCTGCTTTTAGTTTTATAGCTTACGATTTAACATCTATTGCACAAATTCCACCATCTCCGTCAGACCACccttctccctccccctctctctctctctctctctctgtgtatgtgtgtgtgtgtctgctCTCCTGTGATGATTTGCTGATGGTGGAGTTTCTTCGTCTTATGCACTCGGTTGCAGTGGCGTTTGGTTCTCCTACACGAAACTCACCTCAGATTtcggttcttcttcttcttcttcttcttttggagaGAGCGCGTATGGTGAGAAAAGGCCTTCTCTAGTGGTATTGGAGCTTTGATTGGATTTGTTTTGTTCTTGCTATATATGGTAATAGGAATGGCAAAAGGTGGCAGAGGACTCTCGAGCTAATATTACCAAAACGATCAGTCCTTTTGGCTCTGAAGTGTCGTCTGGTGGTGAATCCAGTGCTTGAATTGGTGTACAAGAAAGGATTGCGGAAGGATCCAAGCTATCCTCTATAAAGTATAGAGACAGGGGAAGAAGGAAAATCTCGCCTTTTGTATTGGAAGCCGCTAAAGGTGATAGTTTTAAGAGACGAGTGATATTGGAAGCACTTCTCCGAGCTCCATAGCTTAGTGGAATAGGAGgagaagaacaaaagaaaagctGGCAAGCAAGTGGTGGGAGAGAGTAGATGTGTCGGCGATGGCCGGAATGGACTCCGGCGGTGGAGGCGGTGGCGGAAGTTCGTCTCGCTATCTCCATCACCTCCTCCGCCCACCGCCTCCGCCGCCGTCAACCCACGTCTCACCGGAGCAGTCCAAGCCCTCCCCGGAGAAGAACATGAAGTCCTCCCCCGACAAGGGCGGCGGCGAGCCCTCCACTTCCGCCGCTGCAGAGGCGGGCGGCGAAGCGCTCGGCCCCGTCCGTCGCCCCCGGGGCCGGCCAGCGGGGTCGAAGAACAAGCCCAAGCCCCCCATCATCGTGACCCGAGACAGCCCCAACGCGCTCCGCTCCCACGTCCTCGAGGTCTCCGGCGGCGCCGACGTCGTCGAGTGCGTCTCCGAGTACGCCCGCCGGCGGGGCCGGGGTGTGTTTGTCCTCAGCGGTGGCGGAGCCGTCGTCAACGTCGCGCTCCGCCAGCCCGGGGCGTCGCCGCCGGGGAGCGTGgtggcgaccctccgcggccgcTTCGAGATCCTCTCACTCACAGGCACCGTCCTCCCACCGCCGGCGCCTCCGGGGGCTGGTGGTCTGACCGTCTTCCTCGCCGGCGGTCAAGGGCAAGTGGTCGGGGGGAGCGTGGTGGGACCGCTGGTAGCGGCAGGGCCGGTGGTGCTGATGGCCGCGT is a window from the Phoenix dactylifera cultivar Barhee BC4 unplaced genomic scaffold, palm_55x_up_171113_PBpolish2nd_filt_p 000046F, whole genome shotgun sequence genome containing:
- the LOC103711756 gene encoding AT-hook motif nuclear-localized protein 25-like, which translates into the protein MAGMDSGGGGGGGSSSRYLHHLLRPPPPPPSTHVSPEQSKPSPEKNMKSSPDKGGGEPSTSAAAEAGGEALGPVRRPRGRPAGSKNKPKPPIIVTRDSPNALRSHVLEVSGGADVVECVSEYARRRGRGVFVLSGGGAVVNVALRQPGASPPGSVVATLRGRFEILSLTGTVLPPPAPPGAGGLTVFLAGGQGQVVGGSVVGPLVAAGPVVLMAASFANAVYERLPIEGDEEAAVPPVAQGQQPAASQSSGVTGGGGGEGGGSGGGGGGSGVSFCNLGANIGSYQFPGDAYGWGGGGGGGVRPPF